GGTCGTCAATGCAGGGTCAACACTCACCGATTTTTGCTGATAGTGCTTACCAAATAAACTGGCTTCTAGCTTATCATCAAAGGCATTAAATTCATAAGTAAACGAGTAAATATTTTTGTATAAATCTCTAGTACCTATAAATGTATTTTCTAAAAGGGATACGAGCTCATCGCTATCTTCGCGATCAATCCCGCTATAAACGTGATTAAGCAAAAATCGATGATTGTCATTTACTGCGTAGGATAATCCCGTACGTATAGATGCTACATTTCGCTTAATCTTTGCCAGTGTAGGACCACCTTCTTGTTGAGAACCCCACAGATATTCAAATTCGTCGCCTCTAAAGTCAATGGCACGCTCACCCGCCCAGCTATAAGCTGCAGCAACGGTATCGTTTACCTGACGGTTACGTTTACCGTAATATCCATTTAAATTAAGATCTAAACCTTCTATGAATAAATTTTGCTTTTGGTACGTAAGATTTGCAAGTGTCGCGTCAGACTCTAGAAAACGACCCTTATACGGTCTTATCGTCATAAATGCACCGTGCTGTACTTCTTTGTAATCGTCAGAACCGGTAAAGCCTACAAAAAATTGATCTGCCCAGTTTACATTGGTAAATCCTAATTGTACCATTCCACCAGTTGAGCGGTAGGCATCATTAAATCTACGAGCTGTAATGGGAGTTTGTACACCTCCTAACCCTGCAACTACAACACTTCTACCCGAAACTTTATAATCATTATCTGAATAATTATGAAATCCCGAAGCTTTAATGGTAAAGCCCGAATCTTCAAATCGGTATAAACCATTTACACTTGCCTGAAAGGTATTAAACGATCCATAAGAAGCGGAAGCATTTAGATGTGTGTTGGCAGTTTTATCTAAAACAATATTTATAGCTCCTCCTAAAGCATCATCGGCCAGATAACCGGGCACAACACCCTTGTACACTTCAATCTGCTCAATTAATGAAGGTGGAATACTATTTAGGTTGAATGACGAGCCAAAGGTTGAAATAGGAATCCCGTCTATAAAAATACGTACCGCGCTTCCTGAAAGTCCGTTTAAGGAATATTCAACATTAGAACCCAATCCCCCATTTTGACGAATCTTAACCCCAACGGTGGTATTGAGCAATTCGTTAGTTTGTATATTACGCTGGCTGGCTTCTTCGGTATTTACAATATTAACTGCAAAGCCTTTTTTCTCAATTTTTGTCTTTAAAGATTCACCCTGAATAGCAACTTCATCAAGCTCATAATCTTTATCATTCTTAAGCTGAATATCGAATCGCAGCGGAGCATTTTTTACAATTACCTGCTCAAAATCCATAAAGTCACCTGAAGTAATCTCTAAGGTGTAAGTACCCGATGGTAGATTTTTTAACACATAAATTCCAGCTTCATTAGATACTACACGCTGACCATATTTAGTGTGATTTAATTGAATGCTGGTATTAGCAACCAGATATCCATTTGCATCTTTAACCACACCACTAATGTCATATTGTGCAGCTGCCAAAACCGGAAAAAGAAATAATAAAAGAATTAATTTTTGCTTCATCAACATTAAATTGAATTGCAAACTTATATTTATTTAGATTAAGTACAAATAAAAATAAGGAATTTAATTAATCAGAGTCCCCAGCAATTACTGGAACTCCCGTAGCCATTAGGTTTGCGGCATTAATTAAAAAAAAGAAAGTTTTTAAAATGAGAAGAGGA
The sequence above is a segment of the Leeuwenhoekiella sp. MAR_2009_132 genome. Coding sequences within it:
- a CDS encoding TonB-dependent receptor plug domain-containing protein; this translates as MKQKLILLLFLFPVLAAAQYDISGVVKDANGYLVANTSIQLNHTKYGQRVVSNEAGIYVLKNLPSGTYTLEITSGDFMDFEQVIVKNAPLRFDIQLKNDKDYELDEVAIQGESLKTKIEKKGFAVNIVNTEEASQRNIQTNELLNTTVGVKIRQNGGLGSNVEYSLNGLSGSAVRIFIDGIPISTFGSSFNLNSIPPSLIEQIEVYKGVVPGYLADDALGGAINIVLDKTANTHLNASASYGSFNTFQASVNGLYRFEDSGFTIKASGFHNYSDNDYKVSGRSVVVAGLGGVQTPITARRFNDAYRSTGGMVQLGFTNVNWADQFFVGFTGSDDYKEVQHGAFMTIRPYKGRFLESDATLANLTYQKQNLFIEGLDLNLNGYYGKRNRQVNDTVAAAYSWAGERAIDFRGDEFEYLWGSQQEGGPTLAKIKRNVASIRTGLSYAVNDNHRFLLNHVYSGIDREDSDELVSLLENTFIGTRDLYKNIYSFTYEFNAFDDKLEASLFGKHYQQKSVSVDPALTTDANGDSQVVDEVVSSNKTYEGYGFALSYAILPELTLLTSAEKAIRLPNETEIFGNDGDNVVANSSINPEQSNNYNLGFRYGSFNIKKHQFTVSTNLFTRNIKDRIGLPIENSSNIDDELIVYVNQGSGTSKGIDAQLNYSYDRNFGFNFNVSKFDLKIENRGSQVNVPNTPFLTMNGSLRYSFKDFIQKDARLNLFYTLYYTDEFSYLVPQGSNTVGDEFFKVPEQLQQDFGLSYSFPKNNLVMSFDVKNIFDRPVFDNLSVQKPGRAFYLKLNYTINKF